The Curtobacterium poinsettiae DNA segment AGTACCCGAAGGAGACGCTCCGGACGAGCGCCTGACACCCGACGCCCGTCAGCGCAAGCGGTCGGCCAGGAACGCCGCCTGACGCTCCCAGTGCCGGAACCCGCCACCCTCGTGCCCGTTGTACGGGTACACGACGATCTCGCGGTCGGTGGAGCCGAGGGCGTTGAACGCGGCGAAGGTCGTGCGTGGCGGTACGACGTCGTCCATCAGCGCGACCGAGAACAGCGCGGGAGCGGTGATGCCGGCGGCGTGGTTCACCCCGTCCAGGTAGGCGGCGGTGGCCCAGACGGTGTCGGCAGCGTCGCGGTGGACGGCGAGGTACTGCGCGAGCTCCAGGTACGGCCCACCCACCGCGACGTCGGTGCCGTTCCGCCAGTCGGCCAGGAACGCCACGTCGGGCAGCACCGCCGCGACCGGTCCGACGTGCGCCTCGACCAGGGACGCCGCGGCGATCGTGATGCCGCCGCCCTGGCTGCCGCCGGTCAGGGCGATGCGCTCCGGGTCGACCCCTGGCAGCGTGCGCACCGCCTCGACGAGCCGCACGGCGTCGGTGTAGACGCGGCGGTAGTAGTGGTCGGCGGGCGAGCCGATGCCGTTCGTCATCCAGCCGCTGGCGTGCGGTGCGGAGCCGTGCGGGTCCGGGGTGTCGCCGCCGGCCCACCCGGAGCCCTGGCCGCGGGTGTCCATCACGACGTGCACGTACCCGGCGAGGGCCCAGTGCACGCGCTCGCCCGGGCGACCACGGCCGCCGCCGTAGCCGAGGAACTCGACGACGACCGGTAGTGCGCCCGGGTCGTCCGACACCGGACGGTTGACCCAGGCGCGCACCGGATCGCCGGCGAACCCGGGGAACGTCAGGTCCTCGACGACGAGACCGGTCACCGGGGTCTCGGCCGGCACGAGGGTCGTCTCGACCCCCTCGCCCGCGGTTCGGGCGGCGACGATCGTGTCCGCCCAGAAGGCGTCGAAGTCGGCGGGACGACGGACGTCCGAGCGGTGGGCGCGGAGCGCGTCGAGGGGCAGGTCGGTCAGTGGCATGGGGGTCCTCCGGGGACGATGATGCCCCCGGTGCCCTGGTGGAGGGCGCCGGGGGCGGGGAGTGTCGGATCCGGTGCGTCGGTCAGCGCGCCGCGGCGCGGTACTGCTCGAGCACCTCGGGGTGCGGGTCGGACGGCACGGTGGTCGTCGCGGTGTCCCACGTCGGCAGTGCGCCGGTGAGCGCCCACGCGGCCTGCTTCGCAGCACCCGCGGCGACGTACTCGCCGGGCTCCGGCACCAGGACGTCACGGCCGAACACCTGCGCGGCGACGGTACGGACCGCCGGGTTCCGAGCAGCGCCGCCGATGAGCAGCAGCCGCTCGACGGTCACCCCGGTGCCCTGCACCGCGGCCAGTCCGTCGGCGAGGGCGCAGAGCATCCCCTCGACGGCCGCCCGGGCCAGGTGCGCCCGGTCGGTGGTCGCCGGCGTCATGCCGAGCAGCGATGCGGTCGCGTCCGGCCGGTTGGGCGTGCGCTCGCCGACGAAGTACGGCACCAGGACGAGGCCGTCGGCCCCGGCCGGCGCCTGCAGCGCCAGCTCGCCGAGCGCGTCGTGGTCCACGCCGAGCAGGCCGCCGATCACCTCGAGCACGCGGGCCGCGTTGAGCGTGGTGACGATCGGGAGGCGCGACCCGGTCCCGTCGGCGAAGCCCGCCACGGTCCCGCTCGGGTCGCGCACCTCGGCGTCGCTGACCCCGAAGACCGTGCCGCTCGTGCCGAGGGACACCGCGACGTCGCCCGGGCCGAGACCCAGGCCGAGCGCTGCCCCCGCGTTGTCGCCGAGTCCGGCGCCGACGACGAGGCCCGACCGCGCGACCGCGCCGCCGGGCAGCTCGACGTCGGTGGACAGGGTGCCCATCGCCTCGTCGGGAGCGACCACGCGGGGCACGACCACGGCGTCGTCGTCGCCCGTCGACGCCGGACGCATCGGCCGTCCGAGCGCGAGCTCGAACAGCTCCGGGTCGTACTCGCGGCGCACCGGGTCCCAGTACCCCGTGCCGCTGGCGTCGGACGCGTCCGTCGCCAGGGCGTCGAGGTCGGGGCCGAGCGGGCTCTCGTCCGCCGGGCCGTGGCCGCGGAGCCGCCACGACAGCCAGTCGTGGGGCAGCGCCACGGCCGCGATGCGGGCGGCGTTCTCGGGCTCCGCGTCGCGGAGCCACCGCAGCTTGGTGCCGGTGAACGACGCCACGGGCACCAGCCCCGTCCGGGCGACCCAAGCCTCCCGGCCGAGCTCCTCGACCATCTGCGCGGCCGCATCCGCACTGCGGACGTCGTTCCACAGCAGCGCGTCGCGGACCACGCGGCCGTCGGCGTCGAGCGCCACCATGCCGTGCTGCTGCCCGGCGATGGCGACGGCACCGACGTCGTCGAGGCCGCCGGCGTCGGCGATGGCGGCACCGAGGGCGTCCCACCAGTGGCGAGGGTCGACCGAGGTGCCGTCCGGGTGGGACGCGCGTCCCTCACGGACGACCGCACCGGTCGCGGCGTCACGGATGGTGACCTTGCAGGACTGGGTCGACGAGTCGACCCCGGCGACCAGCTGGCGCTCGCCCGTGTTCTCAGCCCCTTCGGCGGCAGGCCGCCTCAGCGCGCGGAATGCAGCCGCTGGCGCGTCTGCGGTCAATTCCGCGCGCCCATCAGGTGCTCGATCGCGAGCTGCTGCAGGCGGACGAAGCCGAAGCCCTTGCCGCCGAAGTAGGCGTCGGCGTCGAAGTCCTCGTAGGCGGAGCGGTC contains these protein-coding regions:
- a CDS encoding acetylxylan esterase, whose translation is MPLTDLPLDALRAHRSDVRRPADFDAFWADTIVAARTAGEGVETTLVPAETPVTGLVVEDLTFPGFAGDPVRAWVNRPVSDDPGALPVVVEFLGYGGGRGRPGERVHWALAGYVHVVMDTRGQGSGWAGGDTPDPHGSAPHASGWMTNGIGSPADHYYRRVYTDAVRLVEAVRTLPGVDPERIALTGGSQGGGITIAAASLVEAHVGPVAAVLPDVAFLADWRNGTDVAVGGPYLELAQYLAVHRDAADTVWATAAYLDGVNHAAGITAPALFSVALMDDVVPPRTTFAAFNALGSTDREIVVYPYNGHEGGGFRHWERQAAFLADRLR
- the xylB gene encoding xylulokinase, which encodes MVAGVDSSTQSCKVTIRDAATGAVVREGRASHPDGTSVDPRHWWDALGAAIADAGGLDDVGAVAIAGQQHGMVALDADGRVVRDALLWNDVRSADAAAQMVEELGREAWVARTGLVPVASFTGTKLRWLRDAEPENAARIAAVALPHDWLSWRLRGHGPADESPLGPDLDALATDASDASGTGYWDPVRREYDPELFELALGRPMRPASTGDDDAVVVPRVVAPDEAMGTLSTDVELPGGAVARSGLVVGAGLGDNAGAALGLGLGPGDVAVSLGTSGTVFGVSDAEVRDPSGTVAGFADGTGSRLPIVTTLNAARVLEVIGGLLGVDHDALGELALQAPAGADGLVLVPYFVGERTPNRPDATASLLGMTPATTDRAHLARAAVEGMLCALADGLAAVQGTGVTVERLLLIGGAARNPAVRTVAAQVFGRDVLVPEPGEYVAAGAAKQAAWALTGALPTWDTATTTVPSDPHPEVLEQYRAAAR